The following are from one region of the Odontesthes bonariensis isolate fOdoBon6 chromosome 12, fOdoBon6.hap1, whole genome shotgun sequence genome:
- the ska3 gene encoding SKA complex subunit 3, protein MDSTSQFFSKLKKLAVTLESETSRLQHSFENRNNDGDSENQARGMRAYHELNSEVGNLKGKFQNELAEQKARDNEVSNFIQACRVMEKRVSDDIQMLRTHMGKYGYQAPCDSQKPTKPKDQEAGAEVAEEDETLSAVGEEGSQREDEEIIFSSPQKMEPFTDVLRTPQLSDFGLSELQLKRALAGAEWCSEVPPMPEMSLPHPALNTPAPPLLSITPKCALRMDDDELQTPQMHDFGISEHARGLFQKNVEKPQRLPQDKPVPPIDSLMESLQTKVDNMASPEPPVLCNPRFKIKKANGHCSPPAQSNGGPVGPSDLPSTPDVPAFESAYVNRLVSTKKSARRPGPVNNTFQNQSSPCNGVTAYKHAWEYNVPDISVFDVDVDKMPVMPNLESALGNSLQNRNGKILKIGETEKAEKDPAVSRLELDGLTQEFSLGTPRIRTNFQEPSTPEMPDLSSVTQDICKLVTQAQKKKAVAVDMHPHDRPEKDRRGPLPRAESLSVVSQSEFQTLPKYLRRMALSSLNQAVDNINRFKEERQGGTEEFTTEELKRIIDVGTMAPVYIVCLKELKRLNQVDDVMDVYRLVARR, encoded by the exons atggattCAACTTCCCAATTCTTCTCCAAACTGAAAAAGCTGGCGGTGACTCTGGAGTCAGAAACTTCCAGGCTCCAACACTCCTTTGAGAACCGCAACAACGACGGTGACAGCG aaaatcAAGCCAGGGGGATGCGGGCGTATCACGAACTGAACAGTGAAGTCGGGAATCTAAAG GGGAAGTTTCAGAATGAGCTGGCTGAGCAGAAAGCACGAGATAATGAAGTGAGCAACTTCATTCAGGCCTGTAGAGTGATGGAGAAGAGAGTCTCTGATGACATCCAGATGCTCAGGACACACATGGGAAAATATGGTTATCAAGCTCCCTGCGACAGCCAGAAACCAACCA AGCCCAAAGATCAGGAGGCAGGTGCTGAAGTTGCAGAAGAGGATGAAACTCTCTCGGCAGTAGGAGAAGAGGGAAGCCAGAGGGAGGATGAAGAGATTATTTTCTCGTCGCCTCAGAAAATGGAGCCCTTCACCGATGTGTTGCGAACCCCTCAGCTCTCAGACTTCGGTCTGtctgagctgcagctgaagaGAGCTCTGGCTGGGGCGGAGTGGTGCTCTGAAGTTCCACCTATGCCCGAGATGAGCCTCCCACACCCTGCACTAAACACACCCGCCCCGCCCCTCCTGTCCATAACTCCTAAATGCGCCCTGCGGATGGATGACGATGAGCTGCAGACACCCCAGATGCACGACTTTGGCATATCGGAGCACGCCAGGGGTCTGTTTCAGAAGAATGTTGAAAAGCCCCAAAG ACTCCCACAAGACAAACCCGTGCCACCAATTGACTCTTTAATGGAGAGTTTGCAGACAAAAG TTGACAACATGGCGTCCCCAGAACCGCCTGTACTTTGTAACCCAAGATTTAAGATCAAAAAGGCAAACGGTCACTGCTCCCCACCGGCTCAAAGCAACGGTGGCCCAGTTGGCCCCTCCGACCTGCCTTCCACTCCAGACGTCCCAGCATTCGAAAGCGCATATGTGAACCGACTCGTCAGCAccaaaaag AGTGCACGGCGGCCTGGGCCTGTCAACAACACCTTTCAAAATCAATCGTCTCCTTGTAACGGAGTCACAGCCTACAAACACGCCTGGGAGTACAATGTGCCAGATATATCCGTCTTCGATGTGGATGTCGATAAGATGCCGGTGATGCCAAACCTGGAGTCTGCTTTAGGAAACTCTTTACAGAAT AGAAATGGAAAAATCCTGAAGATCGGTGAGACTGAAAAGGCGGAAAAGGACCCTGCTGTCAGTCGCCTGGAGCTGGATGGACTGACCCAGGAGTTCAGCCTGGGGACACCTCGCATCAGGACAAACTTCCAGGAGCCAAGCACCCCCGAGATGCCAGACCTCAGCTCTGTTACGCAGGATATTTGTAAA ctTGTTACTCAGGCACAGAAGAAGAAGGCAGTTGCTGTAGATATGCATCCACATGACCGTCCAGAAAAAGACAGACGCGG TCCTCTCCCACGAGCTGAGAGTCTGTCCGTGGTGTCGCAGAGTGAGTTTCAGACTTTACCAAAGTACCTGAGGCGAATGGCTCTGAGCAGCCTCAACCAGGCAGTCGACAACATCAACAGATTTAAAGAAGAGCGTCAAG GAGGAACTGAAGAGTTCACGACAGAGGAGCTGAAGAGGATTATCGACGTCGGAACCATGGCCCCGGTGTACATCGTCTGTCTGAAAGAGCTCAAGAGGCTGAACCAAGTAGACGACGTTATGGACGTTTACAGATTGGTCGCACGCCGCTAA
- the LOC142396878 gene encoding uncharacterized protein LOC142396878 isoform X3 — MVHTCVVAGCRNRRTPGTTLSFYRFPRDSERKQRWIAAVNREGWVPNDGSRLCSTHFISEMKEPGALEILDKQEARVEAANALLFLQGQGRSAADDPRQEERPGEREREDLVEDSASSSLSTDEDDDDKEPLNNCKRGKFAQASDVPVNFDDTLKALKKENQFLKESVEKMSLSENSLRNDAEKVKFYTGLPNYFVLETVMWLLAPHMDGMKNVKLSKFQQLLLTLMRLRLDLRNQDLAYRFGAKVGTVTRTVHRMVNIMSSTLVPTAVFWPSRAELRKNLPASLRASHPDCAVIIDCFTVPFEEEQPQGGLSGPHGVGSSCNTLKYLIGVAPQGVVTFVSRGVMGNVSDKSLAEGCGFLCKLLPGDVVLATRNLDIGESVAARGALFKIAGACQEEGCGRSEGSPPPDTASETTSVQRHVERVISMVKRRYAMLTGPVESPFTSASERTSTLSTFDKIVQVACALNNLCISAAPLE; from the exons ATGGTTCACACATGTGTGGTGGCAGGCTGTAGGAACAGAAGGACGCCAGGCACCACCCTATCTTTCTACCGTTTCCCCCGGGACTCCGAGAGGAAGCAGCGCTGGATAGCTGCCGTGAACCGGGAGGGTTGGGTCCCGAACGACGGCAGTCGGCTGTGTAGTACTCACTTCATCTCAG AGATGAAGGAGCCCGGTGCCTTGGAGATTCTGGACAAACAGGAGGCGCGCGTGGAGGCGGCCAACGCCTTGCTGTTCCTCCAGGGCCAGGGCCGGTCTGCGGCTGATGATCCGCGCCAAGAAGAGCGACCTGGAGAGAGGGAGCGAGAGGACCTCGTGGAGGATAGTGCTTCATCTTCCCTCAGCACCGATGAAGACGACGACGACAAAGAACCTCTAAATAACTGTAAGAGAGGAAAGTTTGCTCAGGCGTCTGATGTGCCTGTTAACTTTGATGACACCCTGAAAGCACTGAAGAAGGAGAACCAGTTTCTCAAGGAGTCTGTGGAGAAAATGTCCCTCTCTGAGAACTCTCTAAGGAACGATGCGGAGAAAGTCAAGTTTTACACTGGTTTGCCAAACTACTTCGTCTTGGAGACGGTCATGTGGCTGCTGGCTCCTCACATGGACGGGATGAAGAACGTTAAGCTGTCAAAGTTCCAGCAGCTTTTGCTGACGCTCATGCGTCTCCGTCTGGACCTCCGGAATCAAGACCTGGCCTACCGCTTTGGAGCGAAAGTCGGCACGGTAACCAGAACGGTACACCGGATGGTCAACATCATGTCCTCCACGCTGGTGCCAACAGCTGTCTTCTGGCCCTCCAGAGCTGAGCTCCGTAAAAATCTGCCAGCGTCTCTGCGCGCCTCCCACCCGGACTGCGCCGTCATCATAGACTGTTTCACCGTGCCTTTTGAGGAGGAGCAACCGCAGGGGGGGCTCTCAGGCCCTCATGGGGTGGGCTCAAGCTGTAATACGTTAAAGTATCTGATCGGCGTGGCTCCACAAGGCGTTGTCACCTTTGTCTCCAGGGGCGTGATGGGAAACGTCAGCGATAAGAGCCTCGCCGAGGGTTGTGGATTTCTATGCAAGCTGCTCCCGGGCGACGTCGTGTTGGCGACTCGCAATCTGGACATTGGCGAGTCTGTGGCGGCACGCGGAGCCCTGTTTAAAATCGCCGGCGCCTGCCAAGAGGAAGGGTGTGGGAGATCAGAGGGCTCGCCCCCGCCTGATACGGCGTCTGAGACGACGAGTGTGCAGAGGCATGTGGAGAGGGTAATCTCCATGGTGAAGCGGAGGTACGCCATGCTCACAGGCCCCGTGGAGAGCCCCTTCACTTCAGCCTCCGAGCGCACGTCCACCCTCTCAACCTTTGATAAGATTGTGCAAGTCGCTTGTGCCTTAAACAACCTGTGCATCTCTGCTGCTCCACTCGAGTGA
- the LOC142396878 gene encoding uncharacterized protein LOC142396878 isoform X2: MVHTCVVAGCRNRRTPGTTLSFYRFPRDSERKQRWIAAVNREGWVPNDGSRLCSTHFISAPLSPEMKEPGALEILDKQEARVEAANALLFLQGQGRSAADDPRQEERPGEREREDLVEDSASSSLSTDEDDDDKEPLNNCKRGKFAQASDVPVNFDDTLKALKKENQFLKESVEKMSLSENSLRNDAEKVKFYTGLPNYFVLETVMWLLAPHMDGMKNVKLSKFQQLLLTLMRLRLDLRNQDLAYRFGAKVGTVTRTVHRMVNIMSSTLVPTAVFWPSRAELRKNLPASLRASHPDCAVIIDCFTVPFEEEQPQGGLSGPHGVGSSCNTLKYLIGVAPQGVVTFVSRGVMGNVSDKSLAEGCGFLCKLLPGDVVLATRNLDIGESVAARGALFKIAGACQEEGCGRSEGSPPPDTASETTSVQRHVERVISMVKRRYAMLTGPVESPFTSASERTSTLSTFDKIVQVACALNNLCISAAPLE, encoded by the exons ATGGTTCACACATGTGTGGTGGCAGGCTGTAGGAACAGAAGGACGCCAGGCACCACCCTATCTTTCTACCGTTTCCCCCGGGACTCCGAGAGGAAGCAGCGCTGGATAGCTGCCGTGAACCGGGAGGGTTGGGTCCCGAACGACGGCAGTCGGCTGTGTAGTACTCACTTCATCTCAG CTCCCTTATCCCCAGAGATGAAGGAGCCCGGTGCCTTGGAGATTCTGGACAAACAGGAGGCGCGCGTGGAGGCGGCCAACGCCTTGCTGTTCCTCCAGGGCCAGGGCCGGTCTGCGGCTGATGATCCGCGCCAAGAAGAGCGACCTGGAGAGAGGGAGCGAGAGGACCTCGTGGAGGATAGTGCTTCATCTTCCCTCAGCACCGATGAAGACGACGACGACAAAGAACCTCTAAATAACTGTAAGAGAGGAAAGTTTGCTCAGGCGTCTGATGTGCCTGTTAACTTTGATGACACCCTGAAAGCACTGAAGAAGGAGAACCAGTTTCTCAAGGAGTCTGTGGAGAAAATGTCCCTCTCTGAGAACTCTCTAAGGAACGATGCGGAGAAAGTCAAGTTTTACACTGGTTTGCCAAACTACTTCGTCTTGGAGACGGTCATGTGGCTGCTGGCTCCTCACATGGACGGGATGAAGAACGTTAAGCTGTCAAAGTTCCAGCAGCTTTTGCTGACGCTCATGCGTCTCCGTCTGGACCTCCGGAATCAAGACCTGGCCTACCGCTTTGGAGCGAAAGTCGGCACGGTAACCAGAACGGTACACCGGATGGTCAACATCATGTCCTCCACGCTGGTGCCAACAGCTGTCTTCTGGCCCTCCAGAGCTGAGCTCCGTAAAAATCTGCCAGCGTCTCTGCGCGCCTCCCACCCGGACTGCGCCGTCATCATAGACTGTTTCACCGTGCCTTTTGAGGAGGAGCAACCGCAGGGGGGGCTCTCAGGCCCTCATGGGGTGGGCTCAAGCTGTAATACGTTAAAGTATCTGATCGGCGTGGCTCCACAAGGCGTTGTCACCTTTGTCTCCAGGGGCGTGATGGGAAACGTCAGCGATAAGAGCCTCGCCGAGGGTTGTGGATTTCTATGCAAGCTGCTCCCGGGCGACGTCGTGTTGGCGACTCGCAATCTGGACATTGGCGAGTCTGTGGCGGCACGCGGAGCCCTGTTTAAAATCGCCGGCGCCTGCCAAGAGGAAGGGTGTGGGAGATCAGAGGGCTCGCCCCCGCCTGATACGGCGTCTGAGACGACGAGTGTGCAGAGGCATGTGGAGAGGGTAATCTCCATGGTGAAGCGGAGGTACGCCATGCTCACAGGCCCCGTGGAGAGCCCCTTCACTTCAGCCTCCGAGCGCACGTCCACCCTCTCAACCTTTGATAAGATTGTGCAAGTCGCTTGTGCCTTAAACAACCTGTGCATCTCTGCTGCTCCACTCGAGTGA
- the LOC142396878 gene encoding uncharacterized protein LOC142396878 isoform X1, producing MVHTCVVAGCRNRRTPGTTLSFYRFPRDSERKQRWIAAVNREGWVPNDGSRLCSTHFISGKQVKNPRSPDYVPSVFTTAPLSPEMKEPGALEILDKQEARVEAANALLFLQGQGRSAADDPRQEERPGEREREDLVEDSASSSLSTDEDDDDKEPLNNCKRGKFAQASDVPVNFDDTLKALKKENQFLKESVEKMSLSENSLRNDAEKVKFYTGLPNYFVLETVMWLLAPHMDGMKNVKLSKFQQLLLTLMRLRLDLRNQDLAYRFGAKVGTVTRTVHRMVNIMSSTLVPTAVFWPSRAELRKNLPASLRASHPDCAVIIDCFTVPFEEEQPQGGLSGPHGVGSSCNTLKYLIGVAPQGVVTFVSRGVMGNVSDKSLAEGCGFLCKLLPGDVVLATRNLDIGESVAARGALFKIAGACQEEGCGRSEGSPPPDTASETTSVQRHVERVISMVKRRYAMLTGPVESPFTSASERTSTLSTFDKIVQVACALNNLCISAAPLE from the exons ATGGTTCACACATGTGTGGTGGCAGGCTGTAGGAACAGAAGGACGCCAGGCACCACCCTATCTTTCTACCGTTTCCCCCGGGACTCCGAGAGGAAGCAGCGCTGGATAGCTGCCGTGAACCGGGAGGGTTGGGTCCCGAACGACGGCAGTCGGCTGTGTAGTACTCACTTCATCTCAG GTAAACAGGTAAAGAACCCACGTTCCCCAGATTATGTTCCTTCTGTGTTCACGACAGCTCCCTTATCCCCAGAGATGAAGGAGCCCGGTGCCTTGGAGATTCTGGACAAACAGGAGGCGCGCGTGGAGGCGGCCAACGCCTTGCTGTTCCTCCAGGGCCAGGGCCGGTCTGCGGCTGATGATCCGCGCCAAGAAGAGCGACCTGGAGAGAGGGAGCGAGAGGACCTCGTGGAGGATAGTGCTTCATCTTCCCTCAGCACCGATGAAGACGACGACGACAAAGAACCTCTAAATAACTGTAAGAGAGGAAAGTTTGCTCAGGCGTCTGATGTGCCTGTTAACTTTGATGACACCCTGAAAGCACTGAAGAAGGAGAACCAGTTTCTCAAGGAGTCTGTGGAGAAAATGTCCCTCTCTGAGAACTCTCTAAGGAACGATGCGGAGAAAGTCAAGTTTTACACTGGTTTGCCAAACTACTTCGTCTTGGAGACGGTCATGTGGCTGCTGGCTCCTCACATGGACGGGATGAAGAACGTTAAGCTGTCAAAGTTCCAGCAGCTTTTGCTGACGCTCATGCGTCTCCGTCTGGACCTCCGGAATCAAGACCTGGCCTACCGCTTTGGAGCGAAAGTCGGCACGGTAACCAGAACGGTACACCGGATGGTCAACATCATGTCCTCCACGCTGGTGCCAACAGCTGTCTTCTGGCCCTCCAGAGCTGAGCTCCGTAAAAATCTGCCAGCGTCTCTGCGCGCCTCCCACCCGGACTGCGCCGTCATCATAGACTGTTTCACCGTGCCTTTTGAGGAGGAGCAACCGCAGGGGGGGCTCTCAGGCCCTCATGGGGTGGGCTCAAGCTGTAATACGTTAAAGTATCTGATCGGCGTGGCTCCACAAGGCGTTGTCACCTTTGTCTCCAGGGGCGTGATGGGAAACGTCAGCGATAAGAGCCTCGCCGAGGGTTGTGGATTTCTATGCAAGCTGCTCCCGGGCGACGTCGTGTTGGCGACTCGCAATCTGGACATTGGCGAGTCTGTGGCGGCACGCGGAGCCCTGTTTAAAATCGCCGGCGCCTGCCAAGAGGAAGGGTGTGGGAGATCAGAGGGCTCGCCCCCGCCTGATACGGCGTCTGAGACGACGAGTGTGCAGAGGCATGTGGAGAGGGTAATCTCCATGGTGAAGCGGAGGTACGCCATGCTCACAGGCCCCGTGGAGAGCCCCTTCACTTCAGCCTCCGAGCGCACGTCCACCCTCTCAACCTTTGATAAGATTGTGCAAGTCGCTTGTGCCTTAAACAACCTGTGCATCTCTGCTGCTCCACTCGAGTGA
- the hcn5 gene encoding hyperpolarization activated cyclic nucleotide-gated potassium channel 5 produces MEKLKCPVVGRSKLTCGWRSLLLPQLNRQSLYVYGSEVAVEKECIRQLESGVFVIHPFSLMRSYYIMCMMAITFLNLIGIPMEIAFLDGKSGLAWESFNVFSDTLFLIDVVLNFRMGIITEDAEEAILDIKRIRVSYLRTWFIPDVIAAFPIGYILLFADLQYRNDDNPTKTNRMMRILMFVRILSLIRLARVSRLVRFFNEVEKVSNANLEVVRLFFRILSLFMMIFLLCHWNGCIQYFVPMLEEFPSDCWVRKENLMNATVSVKYSWGVFRALSQMIALSYGSMDAPTNYVEMWIVMVSMISGCLMYTVLVANATTMIANVDPAAKEYKSKMSRLEHYMTFMKLPPELQLRISNYYQARYGGKWFNEKDVMDVVSSSLKEQIVTVMCSRLLRKVPMFQNRDETFINVILLKLEYEVFQEGDVIVRQNVPGDRMFFIDHGQVAMEMDSYERELCDGDFFGETCVLTKGKHLATVKALTDCQCFSLSWDDFQDVLQGFPDVKKDIEKIVLLSSSEDGLL; encoded by the exons ATGGAGAAACTAAAATGTCCCGTCGTGGGACGCTCCAAACTCACCTGTGGATGGAGATCCCTGCTTCTCCCACAGCTGAACAGACAGTCGCTGTACGTGTACGGCAGCGAGGTGGCCGTGGAGAAGGAGTGCATCCGGCAGCTGGAGAGCGGAGTCTTTGTCATTCACCCTTTCAGCCTCATGAG GAGCTACTACATCATGTGCATGATGGCCATCACATTCCTGAACCTGATTGGGATTCCCATGGAGATCGCCTTTCTGGATGGCAAAAGCGGGCTGGCATGGGAGAGCTTCAACGTGTTCTCAGACACTCTGTTTCTGATAGATGTGGTTTTAAACTTCAGAATGGGTATCATAACAGAGGACGCAGAG GAAGCTATCCTGGACATCAAGCGGATCCGAGTCAGTTACCTGAGGACATGGTTCATACCAGATGTTATAGCAGCTTTCCCAATTGGATACATACTGCTGTTTGCG GACTTACAATACCGAAATGATGACAACCCTACCAAGACCAACAGGATGATGAGGATACTGATGTTCGTGCGGATCCTCAGCTTGATCCGGCTGGCTCGAGTGTCCAGACTGGTGAGGTTCTTCAACGAAGTGGAGAAG GTGTCAAATGCAAACCTGGAGGTGGTGCGCCTGTTCTTCCGCATCTTGTCTCTCTTCATGATGATTTTTTTGCTGTGTCACTGGAACGGCTGCATCCAGTACTTTGTGCCCATGCTGGAGGAGTTTCCCAGCGACTGCTGGGTCAGGAAGGAAAACCTGATG aATGCAACAGTCAGCGTGAAATACTCCTGGGGAGTTTTCCGAGCTCTCTCCCAGATGATCGCTCTCTCTTATGGCTCAATGGACGCTCCGACAA ATTACGTTGAGATGTGGATCGTCATGGTCAGCATGATATCCGGTTGTCTGATGTACACCGTCCTCGTGGCCAACGCCACGACCATGATCGCCAACGTCGACCCAGCAGCCAAGGAATACAAAAGCAAG ATGAGCCGTTTGGAGCACTACATGACCTTCATGAAGCTCCCGCCAGAGTTGCAGCTTCGCATCAGCAACTACTACCAGGCGCGCTACGGAGGGAAGTGGTTCAATGAGAAGGACGTCATGGATGTCGTGTCCTCATCACTCAAAGAG cAAATCGTGACGGTGATGTGCAGCCGGCTGCTGAGAAAAGTGCCCATGTTTCAGAACAGAGACGAAACCTTCATTAATGTCATCCTTCTCAAACTGGAGTACGAAGTTTTCCAGGAGGGAGACGTCATTGTTCGTCAGAATGTCCCGGGTGACCGAATGTTCTTCATCGACCACGGCCAGGTTGCCATGGAGATGGATTCCTACGAGAGGGAGCTGTGCGATGGAGACTTTTTTGGAG AGACATGTGTGCTGACCAAAGGCAAACATCTGGCCACAGTGAAGGCGCTGACTGACTGccagtgtttttctctgtccTGGGACGACTTCCAGGATGTGCTTCAGGGCTTCCCAGATGTCAAGAAGGACATAGAAAAAATTGTCCTGCTCAGCTCATCTGAGGATGGACTTCTGTaa